Proteins encoded within one genomic window of Polaribacter sp. NJDZ03:
- a CDS encoding DUF5916 domain-containing protein, which produces MFKKIIFSLITVLAIPNLSAQYKENRKKIKTTRVDKAPKIDGILNDKAWVNAELCTDFVTLRPDNGKLVSKEYQTIVKVIYDDEAIYISAQMNDPDPEGIPQEYTTRDNFSQADFFLVTINPNDDGQNPFQFLVQATGNQGDAKVSNGDEDFNWSAVWQSAAKITEKGWNVEMKIPYRALRFANRPVQCWGFNFHRRLEKLNAQHTWTHINNAVGRWTQYDGLIEDFRDIKPPTRLNFYPYASATANTFEGHTDYDWSFGMDIKYGLTENFTLDATLIPDFSQVGFDDVELNLGPFEQQFTEQRQFFTEGTELFNKANLFYSRRIGSSPIDQFNVESTLSADEEITDYPGKVTMLNAIKVSGRTKSGLGIGFFNAITEKTDVTIKNNDTGETRKEVINPFTNYNILVLDQQFNQNSTVTLINTNVTRDGKFRDANVTALDWHIETKDSKYNADGSVKMSNISDDINNPNTGYTFDNSFGYNSGHWNWELGYNFENKDFNPNDLGILFSNNEQTIYGSSGWKTLQPTKRFNNYNFSFYNQVNFQHFSGIYTGYNAGFGASAQTRNRFTFGGNLNYNTEEKDYFEPRQGSTSGIYFLQPERKNINVWISTNSQKKLEVNADFYYSAYNNYNKAAYGFSIAPRYRFTNQFSLQYQLNYNKKNNDLGYVDKVNTNIIFGKRDRKNYTNTIAGKYSFSTNSSLSLSFRHYWGAVNYNDYYNLNTNGELDVNSTYTSENVNFNSWNLDLNYIWQFAPGSQLIAFYRNAIFNEDTNADLNFSKNLDNLFEESQRHTFSLRLVYFIDYNKLKNIF; this is translated from the coding sequence ATGTTTAAAAAAATCATTTTTTCACTAATTACAGTACTAGCAATTCCTAATTTGTCTGCACAGTATAAAGAAAATCGAAAAAAAATAAAAACGACAAGAGTAGATAAAGCTCCTAAAATAGATGGAATTTTAAACGATAAAGCTTGGGTAAATGCAGAATTATGTACAGACTTTGTTACATTAAGACCAGATAACGGTAAGCTTGTATCTAAAGAATACCAAACAATTGTTAAGGTTATTTATGATGATGAGGCTATCTATATTTCTGCCCAAATGAACGACCCTGATCCGGAAGGAATTCCGCAAGAATATACAACTAGAGACAATTTTAGTCAGGCAGATTTCTTTTTAGTTACCATAAACCCTAATGACGATGGTCAAAACCCCTTTCAATTTCTAGTACAAGCTACCGGAAATCAAGGAGATGCTAAAGTTTCTAACGGAGATGAAGATTTTAATTGGAGTGCTGTTTGGCAAAGTGCCGCAAAAATAACAGAGAAAGGCTGGAATGTAGAAATGAAAATTCCCTACAGAGCACTTCGTTTTGCAAATAGACCTGTACAATGTTGGGGTTTTAATTTCCACCGAAGGTTAGAAAAATTAAACGCCCAACATACATGGACACATATTAACAATGCTGTTGGAAGATGGACACAATATGATGGTTTAATTGAAGATTTTAGAGACATTAAACCACCAACTAGATTAAATTTTTATCCGTATGCATCTGCAACTGCCAATACTTTTGAAGGACATACAGATTATGATTGGAGTTTTGGTATGGATATTAAATATGGTTTAACAGAAAATTTCACTTTAGATGCTACTTTAATTCCAGATTTTAGTCAGGTTGGTTTTGATGATGTTGAATTAAATTTAGGTCCGTTTGAGCAGCAATTTACAGAGCAAAGACAGTTTTTTACGGAAGGCACAGAATTATTTAACAAAGCAAATCTTTTTTACTCTAGAAGAATTGGTAGTTCTCCAATAGATCAATTTAATGTAGAAAGCACCTTATCTGCCGATGAAGAAATTACAGATTACCCTGGTAAAGTGACCATGTTAAATGCTATTAAAGTTTCCGGAAGAACAAAAAGCGGATTGGGAATTGGATTTTTTAACGCCATCACCGAAAAAACAGACGTAACTATAAAAAATAATGACACAGGAGAAACACGAAAAGAAGTTATAAATCCATTTACAAACTACAATATTTTAGTTTTAGACCAACAGTTTAATCAGAATTCTACGGTAACATTAATCAACACAAACGTAACAAGAGACGGCAAATTTAGAGATGCAAATGTAACTGCTTTAGATTGGCACATAGAAACCAAAGACAGTAAATACAATGCAGATGGTTCTGTTAAAATGAGTAACATTTCTGATGATATAAACAACCCAAATACCGGGTATACGTTTGATAATAGCTTCGGATATAATTCTGGACACTGGAACTGGGAGTTGGGTTATAATTTTGAAAACAAAGATTTTAATCCGAATGATTTAGGGATTCTTTTTAGCAACAATGAGCAAACAATTTACGGAAGCTCTGGCTGGAAAACCTTGCAACCAACAAAAAGGTTTAACAATTATAATTTTAGCTTTTATAACCAAGTAAATTTTCAACATTTTTCTGGAATTTATACAGGTTATAATGCTGGCTTTGGCGCTAGTGCACAAACAAGAAATCGATTTACTTTTGGTGGAAACTTAAATTATAACACAGAAGAAAAAGATTATTTTGAACCGAGACAAGGATCTACAAGCGGCATTTATTTTCTGCAACCAGAAAGAAAAAATATAAATGTATGGATTTCTACCAACTCACAAAAAAAACTAGAAGTAAATGCAGATTTTTATTACTCTGCTTATAACAACTACAATAAGGCCGCTTATGGCTTTAGTATTGCGCCTCGTTACAGATTTACAAATCAGTTTTCACTACAATACCAATTAAATTATAATAAAAAAAATAACGATTTAGGTTATGTAGATAAAGTAAACACCAATATTATCTTCGGTAAAAGAGATCGAAAAAACTATACCAACACCATTGCAGGTAAATATAGTTTTAGCACCAATTCTTCTTTATCACTTAGTTTTAGACATTATTGGGGTGCTGTTAATTATAATGATTACTACAACCTTAACACAAACGGAGAATTAGATGTGAACTCAACATATACAAGCGAAAATGTTAATTTTAATAGCTGGAATTTAGACCTGAATTATATTTGGCAATTTGCTCCCGGAAGTCAGTTAATTGCTTTTTACAGAAATGCTATTTTTAATGAAGACACAAACGCAGACTTAAATTTCAGTAAAAACCTAGACAACTTATTTGAGGAATCACAAAGACATACGTTTTCTTTAAGACTCGTTTATTTTATTGATTATAATAAATTGAAAAATATATTTTAA
- a CDS encoding CPBP family intramembrane glutamic endopeptidase, with protein MKETFKNVITYLKNPVPGLDTNKNTGYRIKIFFHLFVISIATSIIITPLFSVLQELQLVDFETHKIEEMFKDMSFIQILLLGSILTPILEEALFRAPITIFVKPKSFKYAFYIFTLIFGFIHISNFEITTNVLLLSPILILPQLLVGGYFGYIRVKFGLLWAMLLHGSYNGFLFLMSFLFE; from the coding sequence ATGAAAGAAACCTTTAAGAATGTAATTACCTATTTAAAAAACCCAGTACCAGGCCTAGATACCAATAAAAATACTGGTTATCGTATTAAAATATTCTTTCACTTATTTGTTATTAGCATAGCAACTAGCATTATAATAACTCCTTTATTTAGTGTACTTCAAGAATTACAATTGGTAGATTTTGAAACGCATAAAATAGAAGAAATGTTTAAAGACATGTCTTTTATTCAAATTTTACTACTAGGTTCTATCCTTACTCCTATTTTAGAAGAAGCTTTATTTAGAGCACCAATCACTATTTTTGTAAAACCAAAATCGTTTAAATATGCCTTTTATATTTTTACACTAATTTTTGGTTTTATACATATTAGCAATTTTGAAATCACCACAAACGTACTATTACTCTCTCCTATATTAATATTACCACAATTATTAGTTGGTGGTTATTTTGGATATATAAGAGTAAAATTTGGCTTATTATGGGCCATGTTACTTCATGGAAGTTATAATGGTTTTTTATTTTTAATGAGTTTTTTATTTGAATAG
- a CDS encoding ABC transporter ATP-binding protein: MIIGKNIHKYYGDVEVLKGVDLHIKKGEIVAIVGPSGAGKTTLLQILGTLDKPQKDENYELKLNNVSLKNLADKELSSFRNQHIGFIFQFHQLLPEFTALENVCIPAFIAKKSKLETETRAKEILTFLGLSHRISHKPNELSGGEQQRVAVARALINNPSVILADEPSGNLDSESAKNLHELFFKLRDEFGQTFVIITHNEELANMADRKLTMIDGKIIE, translated from the coding sequence ATGATAATAGGTAAAAACATTCACAAATATTATGGGGATGTAGAAGTTTTAAAAGGAGTAGATTTACACATAAAAAAAGGAGAAATTGTTGCTATTGTTGGTCCGTCTGGAGCAGGTAAAACAACCTTACTTCAAATTTTAGGTACTTTAGACAAACCTCAAAAAGATGAAAACTATGAACTGAAATTAAACAACGTTTCTCTTAAAAACTTAGCAGATAAAGAACTTTCTTCTTTTAGAAACCAACATATTGGCTTTATTTTTCAATTTCATCAATTATTGCCAGAGTTTACAGCATTAGAAAATGTTTGTATTCCTGCTTTTATTGCAAAAAAATCGAAATTAGAAACCGAAACAAGAGCTAAAGAAATACTTACTTTTTTAGGTTTATCTCACAGAATAAGCCATAAACCCAACGAACTTTCTGGAGGAGAACAACAAAGAGTTGCCGTAGCTAGAGCATTAATAAACAACCCTTCTGTTATTTTAGCAGATGAACCTAGTGGAAACCTAGATAGCGAGTCTGCCAAAAACTTACACGAATTGTTCTTTAAATTGCGTGACGAATTTGGACAAACCTTTGTAATAATTACACACAATGAAGAATTGGCTAACATGGCAGACAGAAAACTAACCATGATTGACGGTAAAATTATAGAATAG
- a CDS encoding TIGR02757 family protein: MKKSELKEFLDEKVVLYNTPNFIESDPIQIPHLFTKKEDIEISGFLTATISWGNRTMIIKNANKMMDFFDHSPFDFVMNHEENDLKSLENFVHRTFNAIDLQQFIRSLKHIYTHHNGLENVLLVDKKQTDYKNAIHHLKQVFFEVDHQQRTQKHISDPLKNSAAKRINMFLRWMVRNDNSGVDFGLWKTHKPANLSCPLDVHSGNVARKLKLLLRKQNDWKALAELDTNLRKLDPKDPVKYDFALFGLGVFEKF, translated from the coding sequence ATGAAGAAATCTGAATTAAAAGAATTTTTAGACGAGAAAGTAGTTCTATATAACACCCCAAATTTTATTGAATCTGATCCGATTCAGATTCCACATTTGTTTACAAAAAAGGAAGATATTGAAATTTCTGGCTTTTTAACGGCAACTATTTCTTGGGGAAACCGAACCATGATTATTAAAAATGCCAATAAAATGATGGATTTTTTTGATCATTCTCCTTTTGATTTTGTGATGAATCATGAAGAAAATGATTTAAAATCTCTTGAAAACTTTGTGCATAGAACTTTTAATGCAATCGATTTACAACAATTTATAAGGTCTTTAAAACACATTTATACGCATCACAATGGATTAGAAAATGTGTTGTTGGTTGATAAAAAACAGACCGATTACAAGAATGCAATTCATCATTTAAAACAAGTTTTTTTTGAAGTTGACCATCAACAAAGAACTCAAAAACACATCTCAGATCCACTAAAAAATTCTGCTGCAAAAAGGATAAATATGTTCTTAAGATGGATGGTTAGAAACGATAATTCTGGAGTAGATTTTGGCCTTTGGAAAACACACAAACCTGCAAATTTATCGTGCCCTTTAGATGTACATTCTGGTAATGTTGCACGTAAATTAAAACTACTTTTAAGAAAACAAAACGACTGGAAAGCACTTGCTGAATTAGACACAAATTTGCGAAAACTAGATCCAAAAGATCCTGTAAAATATGATTTTGCTTTGTTTGGTTTAGGAGTATTTGAAAAGTTTTAG
- a CDS encoding Fur family transcriptional regulator, which produces MQTIEQFLESNNIRVTAMRLLIYKFLAKKQVAVTLTDIENAFEKADRTTLYRTIKTFEEKSIVHQIDDGTGITKYALCEQGCNCEIETDLHLHFHCNHCNETVCLTDHKIPQIKVPDGFISENINLVVKGICDKCSGQ; this is translated from the coding sequence ATGCAAACAATAGAACAATTTTTAGAATCAAACAATATACGAGTTACGGCAATGCGCTTGCTTATTTACAAGTTTCTTGCAAAGAAGCAAGTTGCTGTTACCTTAACGGATATTGAAAATGCTTTTGAAAAAGCAGATCGCACAACATTATACAGAACCATTAAAACTTTTGAAGAAAAGTCCATTGTACATCAAATTGATGATGGAACAGGTATTACAAAATATGCACTTTGTGAACAAGGCTGTAATTGTGAAATTGAAACAGATTTGCACCTACATTTTCATTGCAATCATTGTAATGAAACGGTCTGCTTAACAGATCATAAAATTCCACAAATAAAAGTACCCGATGGTTTTATTTCAGAAAACATCAACCTTGTGGTAAAAGGTATTTGTGATAAATGCAGCGGACAATAA
- a CDS encoding efflux RND transporter periplasmic adaptor subunit, producing MKNTIYSILTVVLFSTLLASCGHKKGDGHTDDKEVRTEVKEEEHFEEAMLSAQQFEALKMKVAIIALRQMSGYVEANGTLEVPPQNEAAITTVVGANVVSIEVIEGDQVHKGEVVAYLSHPNIIKMQTEYLNAFSNRNFLQKSFDRQDKLYKAGVGSGANFQKAAAEYEASKALVNGMAAQLKLLNINTASVRNGTIFQRIALRTPIEGFVQKVEVKMGQYVDPQTELFEIVDTHHVHADLMVFEKDVYKVKKGQKITFNLTSMPDQDMTAEIYSVGKTLEENSKAVHIHAEIENKEGHLIPGMYIKGRIQVQNTETTALPESAITKEGERFYVFTVEKENDAWSFKPVEVIPGQKDGNWIAVTFPTKIDINTKFAYNNAYYLIAEMKKGDAEHSH from the coding sequence ATGAAAAACACAATATATAGCATCTTAACCGTAGTTCTGTTTTCTACTTTATTAGCCTCTTGCGGACATAAAAAAGGCGATGGACATACAGATGATAAAGAAGTTAGAACGGAAGTAAAGGAAGAAGAACATTTTGAAGAAGCGATGCTTTCTGCGCAACAATTTGAAGCTTTAAAAATGAAAGTAGCTATCATTGCTTTAAGGCAAATGAGCGGTTATGTAGAAGCAAATGGAACCTTAGAAGTTCCGCCACAAAATGAAGCAGCAATTACAACCGTTGTAGGTGCAAATGTGGTTTCTATTGAAGTGATTGAAGGAGACCAAGTACATAAAGGTGAGGTTGTGGCCTATTTATCTCATCCGAATATTATTAAAATGCAAACGGAATACTTAAATGCTTTTAGCAATCGTAATTTCTTGCAAAAAAGTTTTGACCGACAAGATAAATTATACAAAGCAGGTGTTGGTTCTGGAGCAAATTTTCAGAAAGCAGCAGCAGAATATGAAGCTTCAAAAGCGTTAGTAAACGGAATGGCAGCTCAATTAAAATTATTGAATATTAATACTGCATCGGTAAGAAACGGCACTATTTTTCAACGTATTGCATTACGTACACCTATTGAAGGTTTTGTACAAAAAGTTGAAGTAAAAATGGGACAATATGTAGATCCACAAACAGAATTATTCGAAATTGTAGACACACATCACGTACATGCAGATTTAATGGTTTTTGAAAAAGATGTGTATAAAGTTAAAAAAGGACAAAAAATAACTTTTAACTTAACGTCAATGCCAGATCAAGATATGACTGCTGAAATTTACTCGGTAGGTAAAACTTTAGAAGAGAATTCTAAAGCTGTTCATATACACGCAGAAATAGAAAACAAAGAAGGACATTTAATTCCGGGAATGTATATTAAAGGGAGAATTCAAGTACAAAATACAGAAACAACAGCATTACCTGAAAGTGCAATTACAAAAGAAGGTGAGCGGTTTTATGTGTTTACTGTAGAAAAAGAAAATGATGCTTGGAGTTTTAAGCCTGTAGAAGTTATTCCTGGCCAAAAAGATGGAAATTGGATTGCGGTAACATTTCCAACAAAAATAGACATAAACACTAAATTTGCTTATAACAATGCGTATTACCTTATTGCAGAAATGAAAAAAGGAGACGCAGAACATTCACATTAA
- the sucC gene encoding ADP-forming succinate--CoA ligase subunit beta, producing MNLHEYQGKEILNSFGVRIQRGIVASTPAEAVEAAKKLTEETGTGWHVIKAQVHAGGRGKGGGVKLAKNLDEVKSISDDILGMMLVTPQTSAEGKLVNQVLICEDVYYPGDAEPDEYYMSVLLNRATGKNMIMYSTEGGMDIETVAEETPHLIFTEEIDPLLGIMPFQARKVAFNLGLSGVAFKEMTKFVTNLYNAYIGSDSAMFEINPVLKTSDSKIMAVDAKVSLDENALYRHKDYAAMRDLREENPIEVEAKAAGLNYVDLDGNVGCMVNGAGLAMGTMDLIKESGGEPANFLDVGGTADAARVETAFGIILKDPNVKAILVNIFGGIVRCDRVAQGVVDAYKSMGDKITVPIICRLQGTNAVEAKQLIDNSGMEIISATEFQEAADKVAEVLGA from the coding sequence ATGAACTTACACGAATATCAAGGAAAAGAAATATTAAACAGTTTTGGCGTTAGAATTCAACGTGGAATTGTTGCAAGTACTCCTGCTGAGGCAGTTGAAGCTGCAAAAAAACTGACAGAAGAAACAGGAACTGGTTGGCATGTAATTAAAGCACAAGTTCACGCAGGTGGTCGTGGTAAAGGTGGTGGAGTTAAATTGGCTAAAAACTTAGACGAAGTAAAAAGTATTTCTGATGATATTTTAGGGATGATGTTAGTTACTCCTCAAACTTCTGCAGAAGGAAAATTAGTAAATCAAGTTTTAATCTGTGAGGATGTATATTATCCTGGAGATGCTGAACCAGATGAATATTATATGTCTGTTTTATTAAACAGAGCAACTGGTAAAAATATGATTATGTATTCTACAGAAGGTGGAATGGATATTGAAACTGTTGCAGAGGAAACTCCGCATTTAATTTTTACAGAAGAAATAGATCCTTTATTAGGGATTATGCCTTTTCAAGCACGTAAAGTAGCTTTTAACTTAGGTTTATCTGGAGTTGCTTTTAAAGAAATGACAAAATTTGTTACTAATTTATACAACGCATATATTGGTTCTGATTCTGCTATGTTTGAAATTAACCCAGTATTAAAAACATCTGATTCTAAAATTATGGCAGTTGATGCTAAAGTTTCTTTAGATGAAAATGCATTATATAGACATAAAGATTATGCAGCAATGCGTGATTTACGTGAAGAAAACCCAATTGAAGTAGAAGCTAAAGCTGCAGGTTTAAACTATGTAGATTTAGACGGAAATGTTGGTTGTATGGTAAACGGAGCTGGTTTGGCAATGGGAACTATGGATTTAATTAAAGAATCTGGAGGAGAGCCTGCTAACTTTTTAGACGTTGGTGGTACTGCAGATGCTGCAAGAGTTGAAACTGCTTTTGGTATTATCTTAAAAGACCCAAATGTAAAAGCAATTTTAGTAAATATTTTTGGAGGTATTGTACGTTGTGACAGAGTTGCACAAGGTGTTGTAGATGCTTACAAAAGTATGGGAGACAAAATTACGGTGCCAATTATTTGTAGATTACAAGGTACAAATGCTGTAGAAGCAAAACAATTAATAGACAATTCTGGAATGGAAATTATTTCTGCTACAGAATTTCAAGAAGCTGCAGATAAAGTTGCTGAAGTTTTAGGAGCTTAA
- a CDS encoding heavy metal translocating P-type ATPase, with the protein MKKQQLNLRDIKPSSEKEHHHHHDHDDGHNHDGGPGGFKAYIPAIVSFTILMIGIAFDYFDISFFKDWLRIIWYGIAYLPVGLPVVKEGWESIKKGAVFTEFFLMSIATVGAFVIGEYPEGVAVMLFYAVGELFQSAAVNSAKGNIKALLDVRPKEANVFRNGKIESVTPEEVAIGEKIQVRVGEKIPLDGILTSTKASLNTAAISGETKPNTITKGDTVFAGSINLENVIEIEVTKEFKDSSIARILDLVQNATARKSKTELFIRKFARIYTPIVVYLAIAITFVPYFFVANYVFTDWLYKALIFLVISCPCALVISIPLGYFGGLGAASKNGILFKGASFLDTMAKINTLVLDKTGTVTKGVFKITNIKTIGWEEKEFMKYLFAIEEQSTHPIAKAILEYKADTPHFKVTEVSEIAGKGLKGTVNGKAILVGNKALMTTHKIEVPKEVETIVESNVLVAIDGVFAGYVVIADELKDDAKQTIINLHKVGIKNIIMLSGDKNSITQKVASELEIKIAKGGLLPEDKLHEVELLKQNPANKIAFIGDGINDAPVLAASDVGIAMGGLGSDVAIETADVIIQTDQPSKVIKAIKIGRSTRQIVWQNIALAFGVKLIVMILGASGLATMWEAVFADVGVALLAILNAVRLQRMHWD; encoded by the coding sequence ATGAAAAAACAGCAACTCAATTTAAGAGATATAAAACCAAGTTCAGAAAAAGAACATCATCATCACCATGATCATGATGATGGCCATAATCACGATGGAGGTCCAGGTGGTTTTAAAGCCTATATTCCGGCAATTGTTAGTTTTACAATACTGATGATTGGTATTGCCTTCGATTATTTTGATATTTCTTTTTTTAAAGATTGGCTCAGAATTATTTGGTACGGAATTGCATATCTACCCGTAGGACTTCCTGTAGTTAAAGAAGGATGGGAAAGCATTAAAAAAGGAGCTGTTTTTACTGAATTTTTCTTAATGTCTATCGCAACTGTTGGCGCATTTGTTATTGGCGAATATCCAGAAGGAGTTGCGGTAATGTTATTTTATGCCGTTGGCGAATTGTTTCAAAGTGCCGCAGTAAATAGTGCAAAAGGGAATATCAAAGCACTGTTAGATGTCCGCCCTAAAGAAGCCAATGTTTTTAGAAACGGAAAAATAGAAAGCGTAACACCAGAAGAAGTTGCTATTGGAGAGAAAATTCAAGTTCGAGTAGGAGAGAAAATTCCGTTAGATGGTATTTTAACCTCAACAAAAGCATCTTTAAATACCGCTGCGATATCAGGAGAAACCAAACCGAATACCATTACAAAAGGCGATACTGTATTTGCAGGAAGTATTAATTTAGAAAATGTAATTGAAATTGAAGTTACCAAAGAATTTAAAGATAGTTCTATTGCTAGAATCTTAGATTTGGTACAAAATGCGACTGCTCGTAAATCTAAAACGGAATTGTTTATCAGAAAATTCGCACGGATTTACACGCCAATTGTGGTGTATTTAGCGATTGCCATAACATTTGTACCTTACTTTTTTGTAGCTAATTATGTGTTTACAGATTGGTTATATAAAGCCTTAATCTTCTTAGTAATTTCTTGTCCTTGTGCTTTGGTTATTTCTATTCCGTTAGGCTATTTTGGCGGATTAGGAGCTGCTTCTAAAAACGGAATCTTATTTAAAGGCGCTTCATTTCTAGATACCATGGCCAAAATAAACACGTTGGTTCTAGATAAAACAGGAACCGTAACGAAAGGTGTTTTTAAAATTACAAACATTAAAACGATTGGTTGGGAAGAAAAGGAATTTATGAAATACCTTTTTGCCATAGAAGAGCAATCTACACACCCAATTGCCAAAGCTATTTTAGAATATAAAGCCGATACTCCACATTTTAAAGTAACTGAAGTCTCGGAAATTGCAGGAAAAGGTTTAAAAGGAACCGTTAATGGAAAAGCTATTTTGGTTGGCAATAAAGCTTTAATGACTACTCATAAAATTGAAGTTCCGAAAGAAGTTGAAACCATTGTAGAATCGAATGTTTTAGTTGCTATTGACGGAGTCTTTGCTGGTTATGTAGTAATTGCAGATGAATTAAAAGACGATGCAAAACAAACCATTATCAACCTACATAAAGTTGGTATTAAAAACATTATAATGCTTTCTGGTGATAAAAATTCTATTACGCAAAAAGTAGCATCAGAATTAGAAATTAAAATCGCCAAAGGTGGATTATTACCAGAAGACAAATTACATGAAGTAGAATTATTAAAGCAAAATCCTGCAAATAAAATTGCATTTATAGGTGATGGTATTAATGACGCACCCGTTTTAGCAGCAAGTGATGTTGGTATAGCTATGGGAGGTTTAGGGAGTGATGTTGCCATTGAAACTGCTGATGTTATTATTCAGACAGATCAACCATCAAAAGTAATTAAAGCGATAAAAATAGGACGTTCTACACGACAAATTGTATGGCAGAACATTGCGTTAGCATTTGGAGTAAAATTAATTGTAATGATTTTAGGTGCTAGTGGATTAGCAACCATGTGGGAAGCTGTATTTGCGGATGTTGGTGTAGCTTTACTTGCAATTTTAAACGCTGTTAGATTGCAAAGAATGCATTGGGATTAA